From Candidatus Pedobacter colombiensis, one genomic window encodes:
- a CDS encoding SusC/RagA family TonB-linked outer membrane protein, translated as MYKLYYNYNVGNHTVLNTCALNRQEQPGLLQRTEFKKWLMRINFTCILLFFAFMQSALATRAQKISLSHKNVSIETVFEDIRKQSGYDFIYPKNLVKNSKLISIQANNEELRDVLIQLFQNQSFTYALENRTIVVKEREKTMTERIRAYFLQPIDVKGKVLGQDGEPLAGASIQVKGHKIMSLTDRKGEFNLKNLPENSILVISYVGYVSKEIKIGTRAIDLGAITLVMSMSELSEVALVINTGYQTISQERVTGSYGVVTGKKLEARLATNLKSALEGQLTGVVLDKKGNIEIRGVSTFGAEKNPLVVVDGYPIEGGIENVNPLNISSVTVLKDGVSASIYGSRAANGVIVIATKAGINGGPRLTYNGLVNFVSKPNLRDLNRSSTSDYIDAELDLFRQDPNDASTVDKGNMSRVTYLMMQVRENKISEADAMAEINRLRNVDGLQQFEDQFFRPEISNQHNFNISGATEKNSYNVALNLLNRRENFIQSNSNRLILDVKNDWKPFKFLTAGVTVNVVYNNRLTPYNDYTSMINYNSASILQPYTNLVDENGNPAAVWGLSQYKVDTYKKTPGMKGWTNIPLNDLSMMTRRTQDFQTRLGGFLRANIVEGLTAEFGGSWQRGSMQVKELRDVDSYAVRIAYNDATSLKNTANHYLPDGSIIDESRNINENWTIRSQLNYNHSFNNYKHRITALVGNEVRKLTFDNNRIETRVGYNSTAGSFVPMNLKDYNAGVYTADMLMGRQISLNAGKYEYRDNRFVSWYGNASYEYDNRFILSGSIRMDLTNFFGTDPKYRYRPLWSVGGTYKLAEEPFLKNDWMSRLNLRASYGVSGNISLNQGPFLILSTGSFNNTTGGVSYGVASPPNNQLRWERTNIVNFGIDFAGWNNRFNASIDYYTKNSTDLLAAEAADPTSGFATVTKNAGEMSNSGVELALNVDLIRSNNFRWNMGPNISYNYNKVKTYNVVRNYASSYAGANGILVAGYPADGLWGYRFAGLSNLGETQIYNAANKVIKPGDAVTADVAYLGTLRPKFDLSLNNTFTYKNWDLTMLFISKLGHKYRKDNFSGSNYLNRHVAERWQKPGDENNTIYPVLNSWNMDMFYFPYVDALIGNASYVKLRDLTLSYNFEKFAKKLKMSNAKVFVQGRNLFRITAKGTDIDPETAEVNTTGGTGAATEQGFTSLPLPRELFFGVTFSF; from the coding sequence ATGTATAAACTTTACTACAACTACAATGTAGGAAACCATACTGTGCTCAATACTTGTGCTTTAAATAGACAAGAGCAGCCAGGTTTACTACAAAGAACCGAATTTAAAAAATGGCTTATGCGGATTAATTTTACCTGTATTTTGTTGTTTTTTGCCTTTATGCAATCAGCCTTAGCTACCAGAGCTCAAAAGATTAGTCTTTCGCATAAAAATGTATCTATCGAAACCGTTTTTGAAGATATCCGTAAACAAAGTGGTTATGATTTCATTTATCCAAAAAACTTAGTTAAAAATTCTAAACTGATCTCTATTCAGGCCAATAATGAAGAATTAAGAGATGTGCTGATTCAGCTGTTTCAAAATCAGTCCTTCACTTATGCGCTGGAAAATAGAACCATCGTTGTTAAAGAAAGGGAGAAGACGATGACGGAAAGGATCAGGGCTTATTTTTTACAACCTATCGATGTAAAAGGAAAAGTGCTGGGACAGGATGGTGAGCCTTTAGCCGGAGCAAGTATTCAGGTTAAAGGCCACAAAATTATGTCGCTAACTGATAGAAAAGGTGAGTTCAATTTAAAAAACCTCCCTGAAAATTCAATATTGGTGATTTCTTATGTGGGCTATGTATCCAAAGAAATAAAAATAGGGACGCGTGCCATAGATTTAGGAGCGATCACGCTGGTGATGTCCATGTCAGAATTGTCGGAGGTAGCTCTAGTGATCAACACAGGTTACCAGACGATATCGCAAGAGCGTGTAACGGGGTCGTATGGGGTTGTAACAGGCAAAAAGCTGGAGGCCAGATTGGCCACAAACCTGAAATCGGCTTTAGAGGGACAATTGACCGGCGTTGTATTGGATAAAAAGGGGAATATAGAGATTAGAGGGGTATCTACATTTGGAGCCGAAAAGAATCCACTTGTAGTTGTAGATGGATACCCTATTGAAGGCGGGATTGAAAATGTAAATCCACTCAATATCAGTAGTGTAACTGTACTTAAAGATGGTGTTTCCGCTTCAATATACGGATCACGTGCTGCGAATGGTGTAATCGTTATTGCTACGAAAGCGGGGATAAATGGGGGACCCAGGTTGACGTATAATGGATTAGTTAATTTTGTTTCAAAACCGAACCTTCGCGACTTGAATCGTTCTTCAACTTCAGATTATATTGATGCAGAGTTAGATTTGTTTAGGCAAGATCCAAATGATGCTTCTACAGTTGATAAAGGGAACATGAGCAGGGTGACTTATCTGATGATGCAGGTAAGAGAAAATAAAATTTCTGAGGCTGATGCCATGGCAGAAATTAACCGCTTGCGTAATGTTGATGGTCTTCAGCAGTTTGAAGATCAATTTTTCCGTCCCGAAATTAGCAATCAGCATAACTTTAATATCTCCGGAGCGACTGAAAAAAATAGTTATAACGTAGCACTTAACTTATTAAATAGAAGGGAGAATTTTATCCAGAGTAACAGTAATCGCCTTATCCTCGATGTTAAGAATGATTGGAAGCCTTTTAAGTTTTTGACAGCAGGTGTAACAGTTAATGTCGTGTATAACAATCGACTTACGCCATATAATGATTATACTTCCATGATCAATTATAACTCAGCTTCTATTCTGCAACCCTATACAAATCTTGTAGATGAGAATGGAAATCCAGCAGCAGTATGGGGATTGAGCCAATATAAAGTGGACACTTACAAGAAAACTCCAGGCATGAAGGGCTGGACGAACATTCCTTTAAATGATCTTTCGATGATGACCAGAAGGACCCAGGATTTTCAAACACGACTTGGCGGTTTTTTAAGAGCCAATATCGTTGAAGGGCTTACGGCAGAGTTTGGGGGGAGCTGGCAACGTGGTAGTATGCAGGTAAAAGAATTGCGTGATGTAGATTCGTATGCAGTACGAATTGCCTATAATGATGCCACTTCTCTGAAAAATACCGCAAATCATTATTTACCGGACGGTAGTATTATTGATGAAAGCAGAAATATCAATGAAAATTGGACCATTAGATCCCAACTGAATTATAATCACAGTTTTAATAACTATAAGCACCGTATTACCGCATTGGTCGGAAATGAAGTGCGTAAGCTTACTTTCGATAACAATAGGATAGAGACACGCGTGGGGTATAATTCAACTGCCGGTTCTTTTGTTCCGATGAATTTAAAGGATTACAATGCAGGGGTATATACTGCTGATATGCTGATGGGTAGACAGATCTCGTTGAATGCCGGAAAGTATGAATATAGAGACAATCGATTTGTTTCCTGGTACGGGAATGCATCTTACGAATACGACAACCGTTTTATTTTAAGCGGTAGTATTCGCATGGACCTGACAAATTTCTTTGGAACAGATCCTAAATATAGATACCGCCCATTATGGTCGGTTGGGGGAACCTATAAACTGGCCGAAGAACCTTTTCTCAAAAACGATTGGATGAGCAGGTTAAACCTCAGGGCTTCTTATGGTGTTAGCGGTAACATTTCACTAAACCAGGGACCTTTCCTTATTTTATCTACCGGGTCATTTAACAATACTACGGGTGGAGTTTCATACGGGGTAGCTTCTCCTCCCAATAATCAATTGCGTTGGGAAAGAACCAATATAGTTAATTTTGGGATTGACTTTGCCGGCTGGAATAACAGGTTTAATGCCAGTATTGATTATTATACTAAAAATAGCACTGATCTATTGGCGGCTGAGGCGGCAGATCCGACTTCAGGTTTTGCTACGGTTACCAAGAATGCAGGTGAAATGTCTAACAGTGGTGTTGAGCTGGCATTGAATGTGGATCTGATCAGAAGTAACAACTTCCGTTGGAACATGGGACCTAACATTTCTTATAATTACAACAAAGTAAAGACCTATAATGTTGTGCGGAATTATGCCAGCAGTTATGCCGGAGCAAATGGTATTTTGGTTGCAGGCTATCCTGCTGACGGCCTTTGGGGTTATCGTTTTGCCGGGTTGAGCAATTTAGGTGAGACTCAGATTTACAATGCCGCTAATAAGGTGATTAAACCTGGGGATGCAGTTACTGCTGATGTCGCTTACTTAGGAACATTGCGTCCAAAGTTTGACCTCTCGCTTAACAATACTTTTACTTATAAGAATTGGGATTTGACGATGTTGTTTATCTCGAAATTGGGTCATAAGTATCGTAAAGATAATTTCAGTGGTTCTAACTATTTAAACAGACATGTGGCCGAGCGCTGGCAGAAACCAGGGGATGAGAACAATACCATTTATCCGGTACTGAATTCATGGAATATGGACATGTTCTACTTCCCGTATGTAGATGCATTGATCGGTAATGCCAGTTACGTAAAGCTTAGGGATCTGACTTTGTCTTACAATTTCGAAAAATTCGCGAAGAAGCTTAAAATGAGTAATGCGAAGGTGTTTGTTCAGGGGCGCAACTTGTTTAGGATTACGGCTAAAGGGACTGATATAGATCCTGAAACTGCTGAGGTGAATACCACTGGAGGTACAGGAGCTGCAACGGAGCAAGGGTTTACCTCTCTGCCTTTACCGCGTGAACTCTTTTTTGGTGTGACTTTCTCATTTTAA
- a CDS encoding redoxin family protein: MNHFFKSKTSAFLIIVTLGLSNAYAQSGAPASKNPQRPPITLKVGDAAPAIVAEKWIKGKPITKFEQGRVYVVEFWATWCGPCRASMPHLSEIARKYKKNADVISFNVKELIAAKNKNGDYISKVERFVKRLGDGMDYTVAADVRDNVMWDTWLAASGRFGIPVAYIIDQTGKVAWIGHPGSLEDPLEMVIEGTYNEEGKAKLAQKINDRDVQSKALNEALTAAEKAKDYKKAVEIVDQLMPLSPFGASSLAAKKYKYLAQSDVKKAHAYALEAMKIYENDPLTLQSVSMEISTDYKLALKLMEKVAAKCDSEDPSAVANLAKAYYKAGDSKKAIETQQRVIDILNDTSLVEQKQEVKDGAQEAMKIYKSGGKLPNS; this comes from the coding sequence ATGAACCATTTTTTCAAATCAAAAACTTCAGCGTTTTTAATCATCGTTACGCTCGGTTTATCAAATGCTTATGCGCAATCAGGCGCACCTGCCAGCAAGAATCCGCAAAGACCGCCTATTACCTTAAAGGTTGGTGACGCAGCACCTGCAATAGTGGCCGAGAAATGGATCAAAGGGAAGCCGATTACCAAATTTGAACAGGGAAGGGTGTATGTGGTAGAGTTTTGGGCCACCTGGTGTGGGCCATGTAGAGCGAGTATGCCGCATCTCTCTGAAATTGCACGTAAATACAAAAAGAATGCAGATGTAATCAGTTTTAATGTAAAGGAATTGATTGCTGCTAAAAATAAGAACGGAGATTATATCAGCAAAGTTGAGCGCTTTGTAAAACGTTTAGGAGATGGAATGGATTATACCGTAGCAGCCGATGTACGTGACAATGTGATGTGGGATACCTGGTTGGCAGCTTCAGGAAGATTTGGAATTCCTGTTGCATACATTATTGACCAGACGGGCAAAGTTGCCTGGATTGGACATCCCGGATCCCTGGAAGACCCACTGGAAATGGTTATCGAAGGGACTTACAATGAGGAAGGAAAAGCAAAATTGGCACAGAAAATAAATGACCGTGATGTGCAGTCGAAAGCTTTGAACGAGGCGCTTACAGCAGCTGAAAAGGCAAAAGATTATAAAAAGGCGGTAGAAATAGTAGACCAGTTGATGCCACTTTCTCCTTTTGGTGCAAGTAGTCTGGCGGCAAAGAAGTATAAGTATTTAGCGCAAAGCGATGTTAAGAAAGCACATGCATATGCATTGGAAGCGATGAAAATATATGAAAATGATCCGCTAACTCTTCAATCTGTCTCCATGGAAATCAGTACTGATTACAAATTGGCATTAAAGCTCATGGAAAAGGTAGCGGCTAAATGTGATAGTGAAGATCCTTCTGCTGTAGCCAATCTGGCAAAGGCTTATTACAAAGCCGGAGACTCGAAAAAAGCAATTGAAACTCAGCAAAGGGTGATCGATATCTTGAACGACACTTCGCTGGTGGAACAAAAACAGGAAGTCAAAGATGGCGCACAAGAAGCAATGAAAATTTATAAAAGCGGTGGAAAACTACCAAATAGCTAA
- a CDS encoding FecR family protein → MNRTEIEKAQRVIYLITSYRNSSISEPEREELEAWLNLSSENLDLFNELKSEDQKDKALALMNAYRVDASFESIKTRIAEENKHSIRKRNYSWMAAAAVLAMISIGIYFYNPAPDREKIINSLTATNDVPPGSNKAILTLADGRTVELSGDKQSVITKANELTYNDGTKIISKGKIKNQQVVLTTPRGGQYQIVLSDGTKVWLNAASTLKYPAVFEGNERVVQLSGEAYFEVTKLHKSPTKKMPFIVKTATQQVEVLGTHFNINNYPDEAAVKTTLIEGAVLVSVTSTNFRPKNEQQVKPNSQLLKPNQQSIIAKNSESIKVVEVNPATVLDWKNGDFIFDTDIKTIMRQISRWYNVDIVYKGNITEEELAGTISRSKNLTEVLKVLQETNKVHFKLEDAVSPGSEKRLIVMP, encoded by the coding sequence ATGAATCGAACTGAAATTGAAAAGGCGCAGCGGGTAATCTACTTGATCACGAGTTATCGAAATTCTTCCATTTCCGAACCGGAAAGGGAAGAGCTGGAAGCATGGCTGAATTTAAGCTCAGAAAATTTGGATCTGTTTAATGAGTTAAAAAGCGAGGATCAAAAAGACAAAGCTTTGGCGCTCATGAATGCATATCGCGTTGATGCATCTTTTGAAAGCATAAAGACAAGAATAGCGGAGGAAAATAAACATAGTATAAGAAAAAGGAACTATTCATGGATGGCAGCCGCCGCGGTCTTAGCTATGATCTCCATTGGGATCTATTTTTATAATCCAGCTCCTGATAGGGAGAAAATTATCAACAGTTTAACCGCAACAAACGACGTTCCTCCAGGCAGTAATAAGGCTATATTGACACTCGCAGATGGCAGAACGGTTGAATTAAGTGGCGATAAACAGAGTGTCATTACCAAAGCGAATGAATTAACTTATAATGATGGTACAAAAATTATAAGCAAAGGAAAGATTAAGAATCAACAGGTTGTATTGACAACACCAAGGGGCGGGCAATATCAGATTGTACTCTCCGATGGAACGAAGGTGTGGTTAAATGCAGCATCAACGCTTAAATATCCTGCTGTATTTGAAGGGAATGAACGGGTTGTGCAGCTAAGTGGTGAAGCTTATTTTGAAGTGACTAAGCTCCACAAATCTCCAACTAAAAAAATGCCTTTTATTGTAAAAACAGCAACGCAACAAGTAGAAGTTCTGGGTACACATTTCAATATAAATAATTACCCCGACGAAGCAGCGGTAAAGACAACTTTAATTGAAGGCGCTGTCCTTGTTTCTGTCACCTCTACCAATTTCAGACCTAAAAATGAACAGCAGGTCAAACCTAACTCCCAGCTTTTAAAGCCTAATCAACAAAGTATAATTGCAAAAAATAGTGAAAGCATTAAGGTTGTCGAGGTAAATCCAGCCACTGTTCTGGATTGGAAAAATGGCGATTTTATATTTGACACAGATATCAAAACCATTATGCGCCAGATTTCCCGGTGGTATAACGTAGACATTGTTTACAAGGGGAATATTACAGAAGAGGAATTGGCTGGAACGATTTCAAGGTCTAAAAATCTAACAGAAGTCTTAAAAGTACTTCAGGAAACAAATAAAGTTCATTTTAAGCTTGAGGATGCAGTATCTCCTGGTTCAGAAAAAAGGCTGATCGTTATGCCTTAA
- a CDS encoding RNA polymerase sigma-70 factor, with protein METASITNGLPINMGKEDAFEEMYRSYFAPLCFFAQKYIDQEDAEDVINNLFLKLWRQKELFESIQHAQSSLYVATRNSCLDFLKIAKRAEDRHTFIANGLSSDKNFIEEMIRTEVWAEIYREINKLPVQCSKVISLSFLEGLKNDEIAKALDISIQTVKNQKSMGVKLLKQKLSKSGFLLLCMYM; from the coding sequence ATGGAAACAGCCTCAATAACAAACGGATTACCCATTAATATGGGGAAAGAAGACGCGTTTGAAGAAATGTACAGAAGTTATTTTGCGCCATTGTGTTTTTTTGCTCAAAAATACATCGATCAGGAAGATGCAGAAGATGTTATTAATAACTTATTTCTTAAACTCTGGCGTCAAAAGGAGTTGTTTGAGAGCATTCAGCACGCACAATCATCTTTATATGTCGCCACCCGAAATTCTTGTCTGGATTTTTTGAAAATTGCTAAGCGGGCAGAAGATAGACACACTTTTATCGCGAATGGACTCTCATCAGACAAAAATTTCATAGAAGAAATGATCCGTACCGAAGTATGGGCCGAAATTTATCGTGAAATCAATAAACTTCCTGTACAATGTTCAAAGGTCATCAGCTTAAGTTTTTTGGAAGGCTTAAAAAATGATGAGATAGCCAAAGCACTCGATATCTCTATCCAGACTGTTAAAAATCAAAAAAGTATGGGTGTAAAACTACTTAAACAGAAACTTTCCAAAAGTGGATTTTTATTGCTTTGCATGTATATGTAG
- the dcp gene encoding peptidyl-dipeptidase Dcp has protein sequence MKTSLKLPLVAMLAIFASCENSSKKSASVNSSISSSNPFLKESTLPYQVPDFNHIKDSDFKPAIEEGMKIHLDEINKIADNKEAPTFENTLVAMEKSGQMLSRVNHVFDLLTGANTNDGLQKIQEEVAPKQAAHQDAIYLNTKLFKRIEAIYNTRAELKLDAESNKLVEYYYQKFVLAGAKLSDASKTNLKKLNEEEASLGVKFSNHLLAAAKAGALVTDKVSDLEGLSTGELNAAAQATKTAKMDGKWLIPLQNTTQQPSLQMLSNRATRQKLFEASWNRAEKSDSNDTRKTIVEIAKIRAEKAKLMGFPNYAAWKLQDQMAKTPAAVEAFFAKLVPSATAKANTEAAELQTVIDNQKGGFKLEPYDWNYYAEQVRKAKYDLNENEIKPYFELNNVLKNGVFYAATQLYGITFKERTDLPVYNKDVKVFELFDKDNSTIGLFYCDYFKRDNKSGGAWMDNLVGQSKLMGTKPVIFNVCNFTKPAGGQPALISFDDVTTMFHEFGHALHGFFANQEYPVLSGTNVARDFVEFPSQFNEHWALNPLVFKNYAIHYSTGQPMPQILVDKIKKAANFNQGYALTEVLAAAALDMEWHKLSASAPLQDADKFETAALQKTGLNLSYVPPRYRSSYFLHIWSNGYAAGYYAYLWTEMLDHDAFSWFEENGGLTRANGQRFRDMILSRGNTEDYGKMFRDFRGHDPNIKAMQKYRGLPQK, from the coding sequence ATGAAAACATCTTTAAAGTTACCCTTAGTGGCTATGCTGGCCATTTTTGCCTCCTGCGAAAACAGTAGTAAAAAGTCGGCATCGGTTAATTCAAGTATTTCATCATCAAATCCTTTCCTTAAAGAAAGCACATTACCTTATCAGGTGCCCGATTTCAATCACATAAAAGACAGTGATTTTAAACCGGCTATTGAGGAGGGGATGAAGATCCATTTAGACGAGATCAATAAAATTGCGGACAACAAAGAAGCTCCCACATTTGAGAACACGCTGGTAGCGATGGAAAAAAGTGGGCAAATGTTGAGTCGGGTAAATCATGTTTTCGATTTGCTAACCGGAGCCAACACGAATGATGGTCTACAAAAAATACAAGAAGAAGTTGCTCCTAAACAAGCCGCCCATCAGGATGCCATTTACCTGAACACCAAATTATTTAAACGTATTGAAGCTATATACAATACAAGGGCAGAACTTAAATTGGATGCTGAATCCAACAAATTGGTTGAATATTATTATCAAAAATTTGTGTTAGCCGGAGCCAAACTCTCTGACGCTTCAAAAACCAACCTTAAAAAACTGAATGAGGAGGAAGCTTCCTTAGGTGTAAAATTTTCAAATCACCTGCTTGCTGCAGCAAAAGCCGGCGCTTTGGTAACTGATAAAGTATCAGACCTGGAAGGTTTGTCGACAGGTGAGCTCAATGCAGCAGCACAGGCGACAAAAACTGCTAAAATGGATGGCAAATGGTTAATCCCACTTCAGAATACAACACAGCAACCTTCTTTACAAATGCTGTCTAACCGGGCTACTCGTCAGAAACTATTTGAAGCTTCCTGGAATCGTGCTGAGAAAAGCGACAGCAATGACACCCGTAAAACGATCGTAGAGATTGCTAAAATACGTGCGGAGAAGGCAAAATTAATGGGTTTCCCTAATTATGCTGCGTGGAAATTGCAGGATCAAATGGCTAAAACACCAGCTGCCGTTGAAGCATTTTTTGCCAAGTTAGTACCCTCAGCAACAGCAAAAGCCAATACTGAAGCGGCTGAACTTCAAACAGTAATAGACAATCAAAAAGGAGGTTTTAAACTAGAACCTTATGATTGGAACTACTATGCTGAACAGGTACGAAAGGCTAAATATGACTTAAATGAGAATGAAATTAAGCCTTACTTTGAACTGAATAATGTACTTAAAAATGGAGTATTCTATGCCGCAACACAACTGTATGGCATAACTTTTAAAGAACGTACAGATCTGCCCGTTTACAATAAGGATGTTAAAGTGTTTGAATTGTTTGATAAAGACAATAGTACCATCGGCTTATTCTACTGTGACTACTTTAAACGTGATAATAAATCCGGCGGTGCATGGATGGACAATTTAGTCGGCCAGTCGAAATTAATGGGCACCAAACCTGTTATTTTCAATGTATGTAACTTTACTAAGCCTGCCGGTGGACAACCTGCCTTAATCAGCTTTGATGATGTAACTACCATGTTCCATGAATTCGGACATGCTTTGCATGGCTTTTTTGCCAATCAGGAATATCCTGTTCTTTCGGGCACCAATGTTGCCAGAGACTTTGTAGAGTTTCCATCTCAGTTTAATGAGCACTGGGCTTTAAATCCACTGGTATTTAAAAACTATGCTATTCACTATAGCACCGGGCAGCCAATGCCGCAGATATTGGTTGATAAAATAAAAAAAGCTGCTAATTTTAATCAGGGTTATGCTTTAACTGAGGTGCTTGCTGCTGCTGCATTAGATATGGAATGGCATAAACTTTCGGCAAGTGCGCCATTACAGGATGCCGATAAATTTGAAACTGCAGCACTACAAAAAACAGGTTTAAACTTATCTTATGTTCCACCACGCTATCGCTCCAGCTACTTTTTACACATCTGGAGCAATGGATATGCGGCAGGTTATTATGCTTACCTGTGGACAGAAATGCTGGATCATGATGCTTTCTCCTGGTTTGAAGAAAATGGTGGATTAACCAGAGCCAATGGTCAACGCTTCCGTGACATGATTCTTTCCCGCGGCAATACAGAAGATTATGGAAAAATGTTCCGCGATTTCCGTGGCCATGATCCTAATATTAAAGCCATGCAAAAATATAGAGGCTTACCACAAAAATAA
- a CDS encoding Pr6Pr family membrane protein, producing the protein MDKKYANANKLFLITGTFLGWFALITQLYLIIANNEVPALESVTRYFSYFTILTNIMVVLCFTLLLLNFSKKEESFFSKPKVLAGVAVYISVVGIVYNLILRFTWQPKGLQLVVDELLHAIIPVLFVVYWLIFAPKRALKWADAFAWLIYPFVYLIFVLARGELSAYYPYPFVDVGALGYSKVILNSFYLLIVFLVLSLSIVGLGKLIAGDKNKLRS; encoded by the coding sequence ATGGATAAAAAGTACGCAAACGCGAATAAATTGTTTTTGATAACCGGAACTTTTTTGGGCTGGTTTGCATTAATCACACAATTGTATCTCATTATTGCCAACAATGAAGTTCCAGCATTGGAGTCAGTAACCAGGTATTTCAGTTATTTCACCATTCTTACCAATATTATGGTAGTATTGTGTTTTACATTGCTGCTACTTAATTTCAGTAAAAAAGAGGAAAGCTTTTTTTCAAAACCAAAGGTTTTGGCAGGTGTAGCAGTTTACATCAGTGTAGTTGGAATTGTTTACAATTTAATACTACGGTTTACATGGCAGCCAAAAGGATTGCAGCTTGTTGTAGATGAGCTGCTTCATGCAATTATACCTGTTTTGTTTGTGGTCTATTGGTTGATTTTTGCACCTAAAAGAGCCTTGAAATGGGCTGATGCATTTGCATGGTTGATTTATCCATTTGTGTATTTAATATTTGTACTGGCAAGAGGGGAGCTCTCTGCGTATTATCCATACCCATTTGTAGACGTTGGTGCATTGGGATATAGTAAGGTGATACTAAATAGTTTTTATCTTTTAATTGTATTTCTGGTTTTATCGTTGAGCATTGTTGGGCTTGGGAAGCTAATTGCTGGCGATAAGAATAAGTTAAGGTCTTAA